Proteins encoded in a region of the Deinococcus humi genome:
- a CDS encoding carbohydrate ABC transporter permease, translated as MTRSEPLRAEVLTRRDVSLKARARGSQAALLGLLTLGAIAILLPFAWMILTAFKTPAEAYTWPPVWLPAKWSLANFRQLFDTIPFAKMFFNSVWTSVLIASLNILSAAPAAYAFARLRFPGQGLWFGSHLLSLMIPWQVTIIPVFLLIRSLGWYDSFTALIVPSIASGFTVFLLFQFFRSLPRSLEESVLIDGGSWFTALRHVALPAAKGAIAAAWLFSFLGNWQSFIWPLIVLQSSEKMLLPVGLLSLQNQYSVNIPVLMAGATLSTLPTVIAYLFVQRYLTDAAITSGLKG; from the coding sequence ATGACCAGGTCTGAACCGCTGCGTGCCGAGGTGTTGACGCGCCGTGACGTCTCGCTGAAAGCGCGGGCACGCGGATCGCAGGCGGCGCTGCTGGGCCTGCTGACGCTGGGGGCCATTGCCATCCTGTTGCCCTTCGCGTGGATGATCCTGACCGCCTTCAAGACCCCCGCCGAGGCGTACACCTGGCCCCCGGTCTGGCTGCCTGCCAAATGGAGCCTGGCCAACTTCAGGCAGCTGTTCGACACCATTCCGTTTGCGAAGATGTTCTTCAACTCCGTGTGGACCAGCGTGCTGATTGCGTCCCTGAACATCCTGTCCGCCGCGCCCGCGGCCTACGCCTTCGCCCGGCTGCGCTTTCCGGGGCAGGGGCTGTGGTTCGGGTCGCACCTGCTGTCGCTGATGATTCCCTGGCAGGTCACGATCATCCCGGTCTTCCTCCTGATCCGGTCTCTGGGCTGGTACGACAGCTTCACGGCCCTGATCGTCCCCAGCATTGCCAGCGGCTTCACGGTCTTCTTGCTGTTCCAGTTCTTCCGTTCGCTGCCGCGCTCGCTGGAAGAAAGTGTGCTGATCGACGGGGGCTCGTGGTTCACGGCGCTGCGGCATGTGGCGCTGCCCGCGGCCAAGGGCGCAATCGCGGCGGCGTGGCTGTTTTCGTTCCTGGGCAACTGGCAGTCGTTTATCTGGCCGCTGATCGTGCTCCAGAGCAGCGAAAAGATGCTGCTCCCCGTAGGTCTGCTGAGCCTGCAAAACCAGTATTCCGTCAACATCCCGGTGCTGATGGCGGGGGCCACCCTGTCCACGCTGCCCACCGTCATCGCCTACCTGTTCGTCCAGCGCTACCTCACCGACGCCGCCATCACCAGCGGCCTGAAGGGTTAA